The Pseudomonadota bacterium DNA window CCTCCACTGTGAGATCGCGTGGGTTCCAGTCCATCAAGCGGCGGATTGCATGGGCCTCCCCGGCCCAGGCGCGAAGATCCTCCTCGCGGGCGCCGTGGGCTGAAAGGCGCATCT harbors:
- a CDS encoding alcohol dehydrogenase, producing the protein MRLSAHGAREEDLRAWAGEAHAIRRLMDWNPRDLTVEEVHAIYRAAL